In one Bacillus thuringiensis genomic region, the following are encoded:
- a CDS encoding HIT family protein gives MNHTADNCIFCKIIDGQIPCSKVYEDEHVLAFLDISQVTKGHTLVIPKVHKQDIFALTPEIASHIFSVVPKIANAIKAEFNPVGFNLLNNNGEKAGQTVFHFHLHLIPRYGEKDGFGAVWKSHQNEYTMENLQNIASTIANSVK, from the coding sequence ATGAATCATACAGCAGACAATTGTATTTTTTGTAAAATCATTGACGGGCAAATCCCTTGCTCAAAAGTATACGAAGATGAACATGTGCTTGCATTTTTAGATATTAGTCAAGTAACAAAAGGACATACTCTTGTTATTCCGAAAGTTCACAAACAAGACATTTTTGCGTTAACGCCAGAAATCGCATCACACATTTTTTCTGTCGTTCCAAAAATCGCAAATGCGATTAAAGCAGAGTTTAATCCAGTTGGCTTTAACCTACTTAACAATAACGGTGAAAAAGCTGGACAAACTGTGTTCCACTTCCACCTTCATTTAATTCCACGCTACGGTGAAAAAGATGGTTTCGGTGCTGTTTGGAAATCACATCAAAATGAATACACTATGGAAAATTTACAAAACATCGCAAGTACAATTGCAAATAGTGTGAAATAA